The stretch of DNA aaacagtcaaaccaagcactgaaatgtgagtgtatcataaaggtatatatatattattattccattttttgaatttttggtacaaaataaacattaagaaaaataaccaaaacagacctcttaacttaagtataaacttaagaacttaagaaaaagcatttttgtgaatccccagtttaatattttccctctgatttttgatccagccatccatttgtactgacagcagcagatagtgtatatcaattctagaattaaagtttgtgtttatacagtttgtgttctacacaattacatagtacattattttatttactattataagctgcacatttgagatttgattttaagccttttatatgagaatggcactgacagcgcttctgaaaaaggtcacctctaaaactgctgattctaaagagtttagagttgcatgcccacctgtaagaccagagtttttacttctaaaaaaacaagtcactcagatctatccttaaaaacaattgcagaaattcagcaacccagatcagttgttaattcaaaaaagtgacagacaagtgttacagagacattagtatttatttcaatacatgtgtactacaaaaacatgtttctgcacacataaccattgaccatttcacagtggcagcctcgattgctttatttgatgtacactcaagcttaaagagtaagatttacattttggaggcttaatatgctaaactgacacaaacatttgtcttcatttaaagacaaaaaaacatttgacaaacaaatgcataatattgtggtgtatgcacggctcagtaaaaagctcttacagtgaagatgggggatggacataaagttgaggttatatagctatagctatagctttaggggcacaatatgcccgaatccaatccctaaacatcactcaccttttataagtgtgtgaaaacctacattagagcaaagatttagaccttgtgcagggcttaagggttttagttgagatacacaagcaagtgtcgtctgctacataagtgcagggtcactgaaagacacggtcacaccaaagtcctccttgtagatgtcccaggttttggacttacgtgggttgtccagttcctcccttgacagatagagcctgttttgggaccaaagcattatagattgcattcaagcagcagtccatatgatttttcgttttacattgaaagcagtaatgttactaaactgagaggggacaaaatatcaaaatattctaattaatgaattaagtggcctggcatttttatatataaaatctaaaaccagagtggtctggtaggtaaacaaagccagtgtctgcttctgaggacaatggacagcaaaaacctcacctgttgttctctacaaatgaagtgttgaaccagaaatagaaaggatagtcctcatacccctttggaagaccctgggcatagagaacaatagagaaagaacattttgccaaacaactgggaaaaacgatgtccataaaatcattcttacgttacaatagattgggaacttacagccctggattcaaacatgaccttaacatcaccacaaaccactggcccttcctgaaagctgatcaccacggcattgttt from Astyanax mexicanus isolate ESR-SI-001 chromosome 11, AstMex3_surface, whole genome shotgun sequence encodes:
- the LOC125804973 gene encoding phosphatidylinositol 3,4,5-trisphosphate 3-phosphatase TPTE2-like, which produces MKGLISVWETKPWTQNTGVGKGNGSDLKVRIIVKREQVFQCVCATQTNCRLFPDTENNAVVISFQEGPVVCGDVKVMFESRAGLPKGYEDYPFYFWFNTSFVENNRLYLSREELDNPRKSKTWDIYKEDFGVTVSFSDPALM